A single genomic interval of Spinacia oleracea cultivar Varoflay chromosome 6, BTI_SOV_V1, whole genome shotgun sequence harbors:
- the LOC130463802 gene encoding potassium transporter 1-like, with translation MFADLGHFSACSIKTAFTFLVYPCLVLAYMGEAAFLSCHNEDIQRSFYKAIPEPVFWPVFIVATFAAVVEPVFGLER, from the exons ATGTTTGCTGATTTGGGACATTTTTCAGCTTGTTCAATTAAG ACAGCATTTACTTTTCTGGTTTACCCTTGTTTGGTTTTGGCTTATATGGGTGAGGCTGCCTTCCTGTCTTGTCATAATGAAGATATTCAGAGGAGCTTCTACAAAGCTATTCCAG AACCAGTATTCTGGCCGGTTTTCATAGTGGCTACATTTGCGGCGGTAGTAGAACCAGTATTCGGTCTGGAAAGGTAA